The Mytilus trossulus isolate FHL-02 unplaced genomic scaffold, PNRI_Mtr1.1.1.hap1 h1tg000024l__unscaffolded, whole genome shotgun sequence genome contains the following window.
GGATTCAACTATCTGAAATACAAATTCAGAAATAGCCCAATCATCTGAATCAATAATTCTACTTAGATAATCAGCTCTCTCGTTCTCAGTACGGGGGATCCATACCATATCTAtattaacattgtgtttaaTACATGTGCTAAAAATGTCTAAAGCTAACTTTTGCAGTACTGATTTAGTGCTCCCTTTACTAACAATGCTAACAACATTTTGATTGTCAGTAAACCATTTTACATTCTTGTCACTTAAAAAGTCTATCAGcgacaaaaatacatttttcacCGCAGTCAACTCCTTCCATGTAGAACTAGTAGAAACTTCAGATTCTAACCACATACCATGAGCAATATTATATGGGTTTTCCACGATATAACCACCGTAACCCGTATTACTTGCATCACTATATACAATAGTCTGCCAAGAAACATCAGTCTTAAAAGGTTTAACATTGGCTTTATGTAAATTAAACCtccaaaaattaatttgatcaATACTTTCTacagataaatgtatataactgttCCATGAATGAACACTATTAATGGCAATAGACAAATGTTTAGTCATTAAATATACTATATTGCCTATAACGGGAGACGTAGATATAATCTGTCCTACCAAGGAAGCTACCTTCCTTACAAATACTTTACCACTTTTGGTTAAACACAAATCAATGTCTGAAATAGTACTCATTATCTTATCAATACGATTTTCAGGAATAGTAAAAACGCTTTTATCTGTATCAATATTAGTACCTAAAAAAGTTAGATTTTTAGTAGGTGTCCACATAGACTTTTCAGCTTTAGGTACAAAACCGCTACTTATTATGTCTTTTTTAACCTGTATAGACATTTCAATACACAATTCTTTATCATCATGCACACCAAGCCCATCGTCCAAGTACATTATAATCTGCTTGCCTTCTCCTCTCCACTTTTTAATAAGTGGTCTAGTTAGTTTTGTAAATATGTAACAAGCCGTACTGAGACCAAACGGTAatactaaaaatttaaaatattttttaacaccGTTAAATTCCCATGCAAAACCTAGATATTTAGTGTGAGGCGGGAAGATATCGACGTGATGATATGCAGAATGAACGTCatacttaaaaatatatgaatgtgcatttatataatgttttgcaatacgcatatcttcaaattttacactCTGCTTCCATAAATGTCTGTTTATCTCTCTCAAATCTAAAATTAACCGCTTTTTGTTGTTTGACTGAACAGCAACAGTTAAAGGATTCACAACAAATGGAATATCTAATGTCTTCACAATTAAACCTCTAGCTAATAAATCGTTAATAGCCGATTTTACAAAATCTGCATTATTTAGAGCTGATAAATTATTAGATAAACAAATCGATATAGGATTGGAATAGAAAGGTAAAATATAACCATGTCTAATAGTATCTATAATAAATTTAGGAGCACCAATGTCTATCcaaaattgaatgttttttcTAAGTCTACCTTTAACAATTATATCAGATTGACCTAGTTcgtattcaaaataattattggTCAAATTACCATCAATATGATTATCTACTAAATTGTCATGTGAAAGTTCAAGATAATTAAAATACTCATCTTTTACAAATTCACTGGGGCCTGGTTTGGGTTGCTGGTTTACTGCTGTTAGCATACGGACAGCTGGACCTGTAGTGTGCGTATGACCCACGCGAGTAGCATTGTCCCCTCTGTGTCTTTCCAGCGTTGAAACCTTGCTGAAGGGAAATTCCATTGAACCAAGGTTGCTGAGGCCCACGAAAGGGCTGCGGAACGAAGTTGGGAGCCTGTCCTGATAGAGACTGGTTACTAGCCGTAGTTTTGGAACCATTACCTCTAACCTGCTTGGACTTCCCTTTCTTCTTGCGGACAGCTCTATTGTCAGCTCTGATAATCTTTGCTTCATCCTCGGAGTCGGATGCAATAGGATTAGCATCATATTGCCTAGCGGTATCCCAACCTCCCTCGGAAGTGTCAGCAATTTTGATGAGCTTGTTACGATGCTTGATCTTATCAACGGTAGCTGATAACAAATCTCGTGCGTAATCTACCTTCCCATTGTCTATAGCCCACAAAGTCTGAACAAGATCCTCGAGATTTTCAGTATTGAACTCAAATTGAATCTTGTTACCTTCGTATTTCCATTTATAGGAAGCATCTGTTTTAAGTTACTTGACCTGGGATTTCATTAGCTGATTGGCCCCTTGCAACTCTTCTCTTAATCCACCAATTTTCTCCGTAACTTTAGCGTCAATAATCGCCTCGATATCTTTACTCTGTTGGTTTACAGCTGTTAACACAGTTCTCAACGAAATATCTGGTTCACCTTCACTATCCATGATTAATCTCGAAGGAACTTAAATCGATAAAACACAACTACTGACTAGAACAATAAACGTGACCGATCGAGTGGACCCTGTCGTGCCGAATGATTTAACCGCCAAATCAGATGAAACACATAACCTAAAAACGCCACCTATGGGCAgacaattcagaagaaaataatttcatactAATTCATAAATTCAACcgattgaaattatatttattgaacAACGAATGCTCGCaggtactgaaagctagttcaaagccgcaTTTTCAACTAATAGATAAACCATGTTCTCATATACAAAAATACCAATCGTGTCGATTAAAAAAGTCTCAAAACTTAAGTTCACATTTAATGTTTGATGAAGCAGAACTTTAAAAGTGTGCAGTGAATCATGTGCTCACAACagttattgtcataattatgtttacataagacttatGAAGGAATTAAGAAGGTACCAAGAAATATCTTACAGTTCGATTTAATGATCATGAATGGAAGGAAATGGTACGGAAGTTTACATAGGACAAAAAGAAATTGATAGTATTTTTTGGCGAAAGACTTAAACATTTCTTTGCATTATATAGTACAGCTCTTctataaaagcaaaaaaaacttTGACTTGCTTGCTATGACTGCTTGAATGATTTCAAACAAGAGGTAGACGGAGTTTCAATACATACTGGGATTTGATTGTACAAATACAAACTGACAGGAATTGAAGTTAATGCTTATTGTCCAAACAAATTCTAGTATATAGTAAACAGACTACTTACCTGTCGTTTACAAACCTCCAAACAATCATAGCAAGCAATTTAATCAATGGTTTGCTttgcatatatttatagatgatctttaaattctaaaaaaaaaaatcttgttgtCGTAGATGTTTAAATCCTCAACAAAATctcaataattttgttttgaacgAACAATGCTTTTTAGCTTCCACCCTGACGAGGCATGTTAGCTTTTCGTATGCTGTTGCACCTGACGCACGGAAACTTTCACATTTCCATCTTCttatctgaaatattttacCCAGCTCATACTTGACAGGATTGTTATCCTAGTAGAAGGTGTAACCAATGAATTGAACACaagttaaaaattccacaatactatataattcatttaatgtgtcaatttgttcgaaaaaagtcgaaaagaagagagtttttttaatgtcatgattatcTGTCGCTTTCTAGATTgctgcctttcataactttatccgtatacatatattaattatagataaacaaaaggctgcaactggtatttttgtatttaaaatgattcgttgtaaagagaatatttgtggtgaatggaaactgtgagggtcaaaaatcttaaattgcttattaATGTTGCTGGaaccagtttcgttatctgatctgaattttctgaaatatgcaaggtagatagacattatgattttttttacttggtAAGTTTTGCCCTTATTGCtggctggcccctaaacaaatatatactagttcagtgataatgaacgccatactaatttccaaattgtacagaagaaactaaaattgaataatacaagactaacaaaggtcagaggctcctcacttgggataggcgcaaaaatgcggcggggttaaacatgtttgtgagatttcaaccctccccctatacctctaaccaatgtagaaaagtaaacgcatagcaatacgcacattaaaattcagttcaagagaagtacgagtctgatgtcagaagatgtaaccaaagaaaataaacaaaatgaaaataatacataaataacaacagactacta
Protein-coding sequences here:
- the LOC134699035 gene encoding uncharacterized protein LOC134699035, which produces MYLDDGLGVHDDKELCIEMSIQVKKDIISSGFVPKAEKSMWTPTKNLTFLGTNIDTDKSVFTIPENRIDKIMSTISDIDLCLTKSGKVFVRKVASLVGQIISTSPVIGNIVYLMTKHLSIAINSVHSWNSYIHLSVESIDQINFWRFNLHKANVKPFKTDVSWQTIVYSDASNTGYGGYIVENPYNIAHGMWLESEVSTSSTWKELTAVKNVFLSLIDFLSDKNVKWFTDNQNVVSIVSKGSTKSVLQKLALDIFSTCIKHNVNIDMVWIPRTENERADYLSRIIDSDDWAISEFVFQIVESLWGPHEVDWFASDDNFKLHVFYSRFWNENSSGVDAFTVDWRGINGLFVPPVSLIPRVLMYMRQCKAVGTLILPYWPSASFWPMLCPFGDGFISEVVDSIDLPTYKNAYIAGKSKKAIFGNVDLTFRMLALRMDFSSS